Proteins encoded within one genomic window of Suricata suricatta isolate VVHF042 chromosome 17, meerkat_22Aug2017_6uvM2_HiC, whole genome shotgun sequence:
- the GPRC5C gene encoding G-protein coupled receptor family C group 5 member C isoform X1: MAIPKAVLTCLGLPLFLFSGVQAQNHVPPGCSPDLSPLYYNLCDRSGAWGIVLEAVAGVGVVTTFVLTIILVASLPFVQDTKKRSLLGTQVFFLLGTLGLFCLVFACVVKPDFSTCASRRFLFGVLFAICFSCLVAHVFALNFLARKNHGPRGWVIFTVAMLLTLVEVIINTEWLIITLVRGGGEGGPSGNGSAAWTAASPCAIANVDFVMALIYVMLLLLCAFMGAWPALCGRFKRWRKHGVFVLLTTATSIAIWVVWIVMYTYGNKQHNSPTWDDPTLAIALAANAWAFVLFYVIPEVSQVTKASPEQSYQGDMYPTRGVGYETILKEQKGQSMFVENKAFSMDEPASAKRPVSPYSGYNGQLLTSVYQPTEMALMHKGPSEGAYDVILPRATANSQVMGSANSTLRAEDMYAAQSHQAATPLKDGKNSQVFRNPYV, encoded by the exons ATGGCCATCCCTAAAGCTGTACTGACCTGCCTGGGGCTGCCTCTCTTCCTATTCTCCGGGGTGCAGGCGCAGAACCACGTGCCACCTGGCTGCAGCCCGGACCTCAGCCCCCTCTACTACAACCTGTGTGACCGCTCCGGGGCTTGGGGCATCGTCTTGGAGGCGGTGGCCGGGGTGGGCGTTGTTACCACTTTTGTCCTTACCATCATCCTTGTGGCCAGCCTCCCGTTTGTGCAGGACACCAAGAAGCGGAGCCTCCTGGGGACCCAGGTGTTCTTCCTGCTGGGGACCCTGGGCCTCTTCTGCCTCGTCTTTGCCTGCGTGGTGAAGCCGGACTTTTCCACCTGTGCCTCTCGCCGGTTTCTCTTTGGAGTTCTGTTCGCCATCTGCTTCTCCTGCCTGGTGGCTCATGTCTTTGCCCTCAACTTCCTGGCCCGGAAGAACCATGGGCCCCGGGGCTGGGTGATCTTCACCGTGGCCATGCTTCTGACCCTTGTGGAGGTGATCATCAACACTGAGTGGCTGATCATCACGCTGGTCCGGGGCGGCGGCGAGGGGGGCCCTTCGGGCAACGGCAGCGCCGCCTGGACCGCCGCCTCCCCGTGTGCCATCGCCAACGTGGACTTTGTGATGGCGCTCATCTACgtcatgctgctgctgctgtgcgCCTTCATGGGGGCCTGGCCTGCCCTGTGCGGCCGCTTCAAGCGCTGGCGCAAGCACGGGGTCTTCGTGCTGCTCACCACGGCCACCTCCATCGCCATCTGGGTGGTGTGGATTGTCATGTACACCTACGGCAACAAGCAGCACAACAGCCCCACCTGGGATGATCCCACGCTGGCCATTGCTCTTGCCGCCAATGCCTGGGCCTTTGTCCTCTTCTATGTCATCCCTGAGGTTTCCCAGGTGACCAAGGCCAGCCCGGAGCAAAGCTACCAGGGGGACATGTACCCGACCCGGGGCGTAGGCTATGAGACCATCCTGAAAGAGCAGAAAGGCCAGAGCATGTTTGTGGAGAACAAGGCGTTTTCCATGGACGAGCCGGCCTCAG CTAAGAGACCGGTGTCACCATACAGTGGGTACAACGGGCAGCTGCTGACCAGTGTGTACCAGCCCACCGAGATGGCCCTGATGCACAAAGGCCCG TCTGAAGGAGCCTACGACGTCATCCTCCCACGAGCCACCGCCAATAGCCAGGTGATGGGCAGTGCCAATTCCACCCTGAGGGCCGAAGACATGTACGCGGCCCAGAGCCACCAGGCAGCCACCCCGCTGAAAGACGGCAAGAACTCCCAGGTGTTTAGAAACCCCTACGTGTAG
- the GPRC5C gene encoding G-protein coupled receptor family C group 5 member C isoform X2, whose product MAIPKAVLTCLGLPLFLFSGVQAQNHVPPGCSPDLSPLYYNLCDRSGAWGIVLEAVAGVGVVTTFVLTIILVASLPFVQDTKKRSLLGTQVFFLLGTLGLFCLVFACVVKPDFSTCASRRFLFGVLFAICFSCLVAHVFALNFLARKNHGPRGWVIFTVAMLLTLVEVIINTEWLIITLVRGGGEGGPSGNGSAAWTAASPCAIANVDFVMALIYVMLLLLCAFMGAWPALCGRFKRWRKHGVFVLLTTATSIAIWVVWIVMYTYGNKQHNSPTWDDPTLAIALAANAWAFVLFYVIPEVSQVTKASPEQSYQGDMYPTRGVGYETILKEQKGQSMFVENKAFSMDEPASAKRPVSPYSGYNGQLLTSVYQPTEMALMHKGPSEGAYDVILPRATANSQVMGSANSTLRAEDMYAAQSHQAATPLKDGKNSQAQSPQNKTRW is encoded by the exons ATGGCCATCCCTAAAGCTGTACTGACCTGCCTGGGGCTGCCTCTCTTCCTATTCTCCGGGGTGCAGGCGCAGAACCACGTGCCACCTGGCTGCAGCCCGGACCTCAGCCCCCTCTACTACAACCTGTGTGACCGCTCCGGGGCTTGGGGCATCGTCTTGGAGGCGGTGGCCGGGGTGGGCGTTGTTACCACTTTTGTCCTTACCATCATCCTTGTGGCCAGCCTCCCGTTTGTGCAGGACACCAAGAAGCGGAGCCTCCTGGGGACCCAGGTGTTCTTCCTGCTGGGGACCCTGGGCCTCTTCTGCCTCGTCTTTGCCTGCGTGGTGAAGCCGGACTTTTCCACCTGTGCCTCTCGCCGGTTTCTCTTTGGAGTTCTGTTCGCCATCTGCTTCTCCTGCCTGGTGGCTCATGTCTTTGCCCTCAACTTCCTGGCCCGGAAGAACCATGGGCCCCGGGGCTGGGTGATCTTCACCGTGGCCATGCTTCTGACCCTTGTGGAGGTGATCATCAACACTGAGTGGCTGATCATCACGCTGGTCCGGGGCGGCGGCGAGGGGGGCCCTTCGGGCAACGGCAGCGCCGCCTGGACCGCCGCCTCCCCGTGTGCCATCGCCAACGTGGACTTTGTGATGGCGCTCATCTACgtcatgctgctgctgctgtgcgCCTTCATGGGGGCCTGGCCTGCCCTGTGCGGCCGCTTCAAGCGCTGGCGCAAGCACGGGGTCTTCGTGCTGCTCACCACGGCCACCTCCATCGCCATCTGGGTGGTGTGGATTGTCATGTACACCTACGGCAACAAGCAGCACAACAGCCCCACCTGGGATGATCCCACGCTGGCCATTGCTCTTGCCGCCAATGCCTGGGCCTTTGTCCTCTTCTATGTCATCCCTGAGGTTTCCCAGGTGACCAAGGCCAGCCCGGAGCAAAGCTACCAGGGGGACATGTACCCGACCCGGGGCGTAGGCTATGAGACCATCCTGAAAGAGCAGAAAGGCCAGAGCATGTTTGTGGAGAACAAGGCGTTTTCCATGGACGAGCCGGCCTCAG CTAAGAGACCGGTGTCACCATACAGTGGGTACAACGGGCAGCTGCTGACCAGTGTGTACCAGCCCACCGAGATGGCCCTGATGCACAAAGGCCCG TCTGAAGGAGCCTACGACGTCATCCTCCCACGAGCCACCGCCAATAGCCAGGTGATGGGCAGTGCCAATTCCACCCTGAGGGCCGAAGACATGTACGCGGCCCAGAGCCACCAGGCAGCCACCCCGCTGAAAGACGGCAAGAACTCCCAG GCTCAGTCCCCGCAAAATAAAACGAGATGGTAG